One Helianthus annuus cultivar XRQ/B chromosome 7, HanXRQr2.0-SUNRISE, whole genome shotgun sequence genomic region harbors:
- the LOC110867243 gene encoding uncharacterized protein LOC110867243 has product MAARDVIICPKIQEKLEFSKPASYRCEMYPSSYQVFQVRDFDDVSVDLEKRSCTCRKWYLRGYPCKHVCAIAGFLHKNAEDYVDVCYHKDTYMKAYEFSIPPLPSERYWTKINQPMDPPPIKSAPGRPKKNRKRDPHEDPKRPGKLTKHGVIMKCSNCGARGHNKRKCTEKGKTTEGGSAPKRQKKSTKKATKQSTQEATQQST; this is encoded by the exons ATGGCTGCCAGAGATGTTATCATATGCCCTAAAATCCAGGAAAAACTTGAATTTTCAAAACCTGCTTCTTATAGATGTGAGATGTATCCCTCATCATATCAAGTTTTTCAAGTAAGGGATTTTGATGATGTCTCTGTGGATCTAGAAAAGAGAAGCTGCACATGTAGAAAATGGTATTTAAGGGGATATCCTTGTAAACATGTATGTGCTATTGCTGGTTTTTTACATAAGAATGCTGAAGACTATGTTGATGTGTGTTATCACAAAGATACATACATGAAGGCTTATGAGTTCTCAATACCTCCATTGCCTAGTGAAAGGTATTGGACCAAGATCAATCAGCCAATGGATCCACCACCAATCAAATCTGCTCCTGGTAGGCCCAAGAAGAATAGGAAGAGGGATCCTCATGAAGATCCAAAAAGGCCTGGGAAACTCACAAAGCATGGGGTTATAATGAAATGTAGTAACTGTGGGGCTAGAGGtcacaacaaaagaaagtgcacTGAGAAGGGGAAAACAACTGAAG GTGGTTCTGCTCCAAAGAGACAGAAGAAgtcaactaaaaaggcaacaaaaCAGTCCACTCAAGAGGCAACCCAGCAGTCCACTTAA
- the LOC110869227 gene encoding uncharacterized protein LOC110869227, translated as MMHHLPKAFWRSENESTPVTDLVTSLDDQRLYREVTLALRTGLRDARSDFSFLRLRGLRSILKFLRSVAASDSTINLFSHTQSIPDLQVVPVLFQHSLHDFQDQIITNLDHIFSVQPLKITSPSTDAEVSLALRVLEGSCLLHRESMLLAHHFKAVQVLMNILATRGVLEQGACLDALIAIMMDSSINQLDFEACNGIEEVALLIRDKQVDENLRMKCGEFLLLLIGHVNGREGAPMAGIHDDIRRLLGEKSASLIWAASQFGSTLDPDQRLMALHIQARRVLESLDLY; from the exons ATGATGCATCATCTTCCGAAGGCGTTTTGGAGGTCAGAGAATGAATCAACGCCGGTGACTGATCTGGTCACCTCACTCGATGATCAAAGACTCTACAGAGAGGTCACCCTCGCCCTACGAACCGGACTCCGTGACGCCCGCTCCGATTTCTCCTTCCTTCGTCTACGCGGCCTTCGCAGCATCCTCAAATTCCTCCGGTCCGTCGCCGCATCTGATTCAACCATCAACCTCTTCTCTCACACCCAATCCATTCCCGATCTCCAAGTTGTACCCGTTCTCTTCCAACACTCTTTACACGACTTCCAAGACCAGATTATCACCAATCTGGATCACATTTTCAGCGTTCAACCCTTGAAGATTACCAGCCCTTCTACCGATGCTGAAGTTTCACTTGCACTTAGGGTTTTGGAAGGATCTTGTTTACTCCACAGGGAGAGCATGCTTCTCGCCCATCACTTCAAGGCAGTTCAG GTTTTGATGAACATATTAGCAACACGAGGAGTCCTTGAGCAAGGCGCATGCTTAGATGCTCTTATCGCAATAATGATGGACTCATCCATTAATCAGTTG GATTTTGAGGCATGTAATGGTATTGAAGAAGTTGCATTGCTTATACGCGACAAACAAGTAGATGAAAATTTGAG GATGAAATGTGGAGAGTTCTTGTTACTATTAATTGGGCATGTGAATGGGAGAGAAGGAGCACCCATGGCAGGCATACATGACGACATAAGGCGTCTCCTGGGTGAGAAATCTGCGTCTTTGATATGGGCAGCAAGTCAATTTGGTTCCACTCTCGATCCTGATCAACGACTCATGGCTCTTCACATCCAAGCTCGCAGGGTGCTCGAGTCCCTAGATCTCTATTGA
- the LOC110869226 gene encoding cytochrome b5: MTNKTFVSDQVFKHNQTQDCWLIIQGKVYDVTPFMEDHPGGSEVLLASTGKDATDDFEDIGHSDDAKAMMDKYYIGDLEKSYKIAPIHYAPPAAPTASADDKTSESIIKILQFLAPLFIFALAFAYAKN, from the exons ATGACGAACAAAACTTTTGTATCTGATCAAGTTTTTAAGCACAACCAAACCCAAGACTGCTGGCTCATCATCCAGGGAAAG GTTTATGATGTAACACCGTTTATGGAGGACCACCCTGGAGGTAGTGAAGTCCTGCTTGCATCAACTG GAAAAGACGCAACAGACGATTTTGAGGATATTGGGCATAGTGATGATGCTAAAGCCATGATGGACAAATATTACATTGGGGACCTAGAGAAATCCTACAAAATTGCTCCCATTCATTATGCTCCACCTGCAGCTCCTACTGCGTCTGCTGATGATAAAACTTCAGAATCTATCATTAAGATTCTACAGTTTCTCGCGCCTCTCTTCATCTTCGCTTTGGCTTTTGCCTATGCCAAAAATTAA